A window of Halodesulfovibrio aestuarii DSM 17919 = ATCC 29578 contains these coding sequences:
- a CDS encoding DVU0298 family protein codes for MARFRALKTELRSMLEQPDWEASLQHIAAMPAAQTVGPLMSFFLFGGEMKWRAVTAFGLVMGKLAQEDLEQARIIMRRLLWHMNEESGNIGWGIAEAMAEAMINSQTLANEYNRMLHSYIRETSDDDNYLDHPPLRRGVYWGLGRMAKKYPELIRPSVRALSWGLQDEDPEGRGLSAWALGFIGTETNIPALKSLLDDTCPVELFENRKVHCTSVAQLAQQAIKHIQSHHTVD; via the coding sequence ATGGCAAGATTTCGTGCACTAAAAACAGAACTGCGTTCCATGCTGGAACAACCAGACTGGGAAGCTTCCCTACAGCACATTGCTGCAATGCCTGCCGCACAGACAGTGGGACCGCTTATGTCGTTCTTTCTTTTCGGTGGAGAAATGAAATGGCGTGCCGTTACAGCATTTGGACTAGTAATGGGCAAACTGGCACAAGAAGACCTTGAGCAGGCACGCATAATTATGCGCCGCTTACTCTGGCATATGAATGAAGAGTCAGGAAATATTGGCTGGGGCATTGCTGAAGCAATGGCAGAGGCGATGATTAACAGCCAAACTCTAGCAAACGAATACAACCGGATGCTGCATTCGTATATTCGAGAAACCTCGGACGATGACAATTATCTCGACCATCCACCGCTCCGCAGAGGTGTCTACTGGGGACTTGGAAGAATGGCGAAGAAGTATCCGGAGCTCATACGTCCTTCTGTCAGAGCCTTATCATGGGGCTTGCAGGATGAAGATCCAGAAGGACGTGGACTTTCCGCATGGGCACTTGGCTTTATCGGCACGGAAACCAATATTCCGGCACTCAAAAGTTTACTGGACGACACCTGCCCCGTGGAACTCTTTGAAAACCGTAAAGTTCATTGCACCAGCGTTGCACAGCTTGCACAGCAGGCTATCAAACATATACAAAGTCACCACACCGTCGATTAG
- a CDS encoding serine dehydratase subunit alpha family protein, with the protein MKNEWNEYIAILNREVVPALGCTEPITVSLAAARAAEELGKKPERILVQVSGNLLKNGMGVGVPGTGMAGLGIAAAVGALGGKSSLALEVLRDITENAVEEGKRMLASGDVLVELADTSELLFAQVSVFNGDHVATCTIQRQHTLVTEVTKDSEIVFTYAFEDEESKADSWPLTMAKIYDFAMNVPFDKITFILEAVRLNEAIAIQGLEHEFGLKVGRSMDQDIALGLRSDDITSFATRLAAAASDARMDGIMQPVMSNSGSGNQGITATIPVLAFARRLNKSEEEMARALIMSHLTAIHLKHHLGRLSALCGAILAATGSGCGIVMLLGGDYDGIERTIKNMVGSVSGMICDGAKTSCALKVASCVEAAISSALLAVKGVCVPGSDGIVDDDIEICIHNLGRLGTVGMVETDKVILDIMVRK; encoded by the coding sequence ATGAAAAACGAATGGAATGAATATATAGCGATTTTAAATCGTGAAGTTGTACCGGCACTTGGATGTACTGAGCCTATTACGGTCTCGCTTGCTGCGGCACGGGCTGCAGAAGAACTCGGGAAGAAACCTGAACGTATACTGGTACAGGTAAGTGGCAACTTGCTGAAAAACGGTATGGGTGTGGGCGTTCCGGGAACCGGTATGGCTGGTCTTGGTATTGCTGCTGCCGTAGGTGCATTAGGCGGGAAATCGTCTTTGGCATTGGAGGTATTGCGTGACATTACTGAGAATGCCGTTGAAGAAGGCAAGCGGATGCTTGCATCCGGCGATGTGCTCGTTGAACTCGCAGATACAAGTGAGCTGCTCTTTGCGCAGGTAAGTGTCTTTAACGGTGACCATGTTGCAACGTGTACTATTCAACGACAGCATACATTGGTTACTGAAGTAACGAAAGACAGCGAAATTGTCTTTACTTATGCATTTGAAGATGAAGAGAGCAAAGCAGACAGCTGGCCACTGACCATGGCAAAGATTTATGATTTTGCTATGAATGTTCCATTCGATAAAATTACTTTTATCCTTGAAGCCGTAAGGCTTAATGAAGCCATTGCTATTCAGGGCCTGGAGCATGAGTTTGGCTTAAAGGTCGGACGTTCTATGGATCAGGATATTGCTCTCGGATTGCGTTCGGATGATATTACATCCTTTGCTACCAGACTTGCAGCAGCAGCCTCTGATGCTCGTATGGATGGCATTATGCAGCCGGTTATGAGCAACTCCGGCAGTGGTAATCAGGGTATCACGGCAACAATTCCTGTGCTGGCCTTCGCCCGCAGGTTGAATAAGTCTGAAGAAGAAATGGCGCGTGCTCTTATCATGAGTCACTTAACTGCCATTCATCTTAAGCATCACTTGGGACGTTTATCAGCTCTTTGCGGTGCAATTCTTGCTGCTACAGGTTCCGGATGCGGAATCGTGATGCTTCTTGGAGGTGATTATGACGGTATTGAACGAACCATCAAAAATATGGTTGGTTCTGTTTCCGGTATGATCTGCGACGGAGCAAAGACCTCTTGCGCACTCAAGGTTGCATCATGCGTGGAAGCAGCTATTAGCTCTGCACTGTTGGCCGTGAAAGGTGTTTGTGTACCTGGTAGTGACGGTATTGTTGATGATGATATTGAGATTTGTATCCATAACCTCGGCCGACTCGGAACGGTGGGGATGGTGGAAACAGACAAGGTTATTCTTGATATTATGGTGAGAAAATAA